The stretch of DNA ATTCTTCTGGTATTGGCTGTCCAATTTCTACCGAAGCAAAAAGAGCACGAGCCAAAGGCTTATTTTCAACGGTCATAATTTTGTTTTCTTTCGCAATTTCTTTTATCTTTAAAGCAATGTGATCTTTTCCTTTTGCAATCACTTCAGGGGCAGCCATTGTCTCGAAATCGTATTTTATAGCCACAGCGAAGTGTGTAGGATTAGTAATAACAACATCAGCCTTAGGCAGCTCCTGCATCATTCGATTCATGGATAATTGCTGCTGCATCGCTCTCCTCTTCCCTTTAATTAAAGGGTCACCTTCCGACTTCTTATGTTCATCCTTTATATCCTGTTTGGACATTCGAATTTTCTTTTCATGCTCAAACCACTTATAGAAATAATCTGCAGCTGCTAACACTATTAAACAAGCAGCAATCGTAATTCCAATTTGTACGGTTAGCGAGCCAATGAATCTAGCAGATTCATAAAGATTTTTTTCACCTATAGAAAATAATTCATCTTTTTGTTTCCAAATCAATATATATACAATACTTGAGGTAATGACGATTTTTAAAATGGATTTAATTAATTCCACAACTGCCCTGAGGGAAAAAATCTGTTTCGCCCCTTCGAGCGGATTAAGCTTCCCCAAGTTCATTTTTAACGATTCAATATTGAACATAAATCCTACTTGCATGTAATTTGCAACCACACCGGCAACAAGTACCACACCAAAAATGGGTGCAACTAATTTAGTAACGTCCAACAGTAATTGATTAAATAAGAGCTGAGTACTAGAAATTGATAACTCCCAAAGCAAGTACTCTTGAAAACTATGTCGATAAATATTTAAGCAACCTTCA from Bacillus sp. SLBN-46 encodes:
- the flhB gene encoding flagellar biosynthesis protein FlhB; this translates as MLLRLDLQLFSGEKTEKATPNKRREVRKKGQVAKSPEVSSALTLLLSFSFFMIGGKSFIEGCLNIYRHSFQEYLLWELSISSTQLLFNQLLLDVTKLVAPIFGVVLVAGVVANYMQVGFMFNIESLKMNLGKLNPLEGAKQIFSLRAVVELIKSILKIVITSSIVYILIWKQKDELFSIGEKNLYESARFIGSLTVQIGITIAACLIVLAAADYFYKWFEHEKKIRMSKQDIKDEHKKSEGDPLIKGKRRAMQQQLSMNRMMQELPKADVVITNPTHFAVAIKYDFETMAAPEVIAKGKDHIALKIKEIAKENKIMTVENKPLARALFASVEIGQPIPEELFNAVGEILAYVYYQEGRHKGMMA